The following proteins are co-located in the Marinomonas profundi genome:
- a CDS encoding carbohydrate ABC transporter permease, with translation MIASSKRSPLTYLVHATVLFLVIIWTIPTAGLFISSIRDKDQLSVSGWWTALSTSEQRLVTRANDPKTQVQEGDHFVIRGNVLEGASGKITLFGSSSLQPEAFEAGAVVDLRKEQTLQVMENGDYAFSSPTPWQGRSQRIFYTAEVPPRFTLDNYREVLGTEGLGKSFLNSLTVTIPATIIPILVAAFAAYALAWMRFPGRALLVAAVVGLLVVPLQMSLIPLLKSYNLIGEFFGVGSKTYVGIWLAHTGFGLPLAIYLLRNYIAGLPAEIIESARVDGASDFDIFRKIILPLSFPALASFAIFQFLWVWNDLLIAMVFLGNNEEHLVLTGQLRELLGSRGGNWEILTASAFITIIVPLCVFFSLQRYLVRGLLAGSVK, from the coding sequence ATGATTGCATCCTCTAAACGGTCGCCATTGACCTACTTGGTTCATGCCACTGTGTTGTTTTTGGTGATTATCTGGACGATTCCGACCGCCGGTTTGTTTATTTCGTCTATTCGAGACAAGGATCAGTTGTCGGTCTCGGGTTGGTGGACGGCTTTGTCGACGTCTGAGCAGCGCCTTGTCACCCGTGCCAATGACCCTAAAACACAGGTTCAGGAAGGCGATCACTTCGTCATTCGTGGTAATGTTTTGGAAGGCGCGTCGGGCAAAATTACGTTATTTGGTTCGAGTTCTTTGCAACCTGAAGCATTTGAAGCGGGAGCCGTAGTCGACCTTAGGAAAGAACAAACCTTACAAGTGATGGAAAATGGCGATTATGCGTTTTCTTCGCCGACCCCATGGCAAGGGCGTAGTCAGCGCATTTTCTATACCGCGGAAGTGCCACCTCGTTTCACCTTGGACAATTATCGTGAAGTACTGGGCACAGAAGGTTTAGGTAAGTCATTTCTGAACTCTTTGACGGTGACGATACCCGCGACCATTATTCCTATTTTGGTGGCCGCATTTGCTGCGTATGCTTTAGCTTGGATGCGCTTTCCGGGTCGGGCTTTGTTGGTGGCTGCGGTGGTTGGTTTGCTGGTCGTGCCGTTGCAAATGTCGCTTATTCCGTTGTTGAAAAGCTATAACCTAATCGGTGAGTTTTTTGGGGTGGGATCGAAAACCTATGTGGGGATTTGGCTGGCGCACACGGGGTTTGGTTTGCCCTTGGCAATTTATTTATTGCGCAATTATATTGCCGGTCTGCCTGCCGAAATTATTGAATCTGCGCGTGTTGATGGGGCGTCTGACTTTGATATTTTCCGTAAGATTATCTTGCCTTTGTCTTTCCCTGCCTTGGCGTCGTTTGCGATTTTCCAATTCCTTTGGGTGTGGAATGATTTGTTGATTGCCATGGTTTTCCTGGGCAATAACGAAGAGCATTTGGTGCTGACTGGTCAGTTGCGTGAGCTGTTGGGGTCGCGTGGCGGTAACTGGGAGATTCTGACGGCGTCGGCCTTTATTACCATTATTGTTCCCTTGTGTGTCTTCTTTAGTTTGCAGCGCTATTTAGTGCGCGGCTTGCTGGCAGGCTCTGTGAAATAA
- a CDS encoding carbohydrate kinase family protein, producing MTTKVMAFGEALIDFLSNGATQAGELESFTKFPGGAPANVAVAVARLGGNSHFVGQVGDDAFGHFLKHSLNGYGVNTSNMLMTQEAKTALAFVSLDQTGERSFEFYRSPSADILFKAADFDATWFDHQGVFHTCSNTLTDADITKATLAGVSMARAANWVVSIDVNLRINLWPNGQVDTKRVIDWMQSGDVVKASLEELAVLAADPFALIDESLAAGVTLFVLTDGANPIRFYTEAHGEGEVITPKVDVKDTTAAGDAFVGGLLYKLAELGGDQASLAALSSDQLVDIVRFAAACGADSVTKLGAYPSLPSLQEAQAQLSRF from the coding sequence ATGACAACAAAAGTAATGGCGTTCGGTGAAGCCTTAATCGATTTTCTTTCTAATGGAGCCACTCAAGCGGGTGAGCTTGAATCCTTTACTAAGTTTCCTGGTGGCGCGCCAGCGAATGTGGCGGTGGCGGTGGCGCGTTTAGGGGGCAATAGCCATTTTGTTGGGCAAGTGGGCGACGATGCGTTTGGCCATTTCTTAAAGCACTCTCTCAATGGCTATGGCGTGAATACCAGCAATATGCTGATGACCCAAGAAGCCAAAACGGCCTTGGCGTTTGTCAGTTTGGACCAAACCGGCGAGCGTAGTTTTGAGTTTTATCGCAGCCCTTCTGCAGATATCCTATTTAAAGCCGCCGATTTTGATGCGACTTGGTTTGATCACCAAGGCGTTTTTCACACCTGCTCTAATACCTTAACCGATGCTGATATTACCAAGGCGACGTTGGCGGGGGTTAGCATGGCGCGTGCGGCGAACTGGGTCGTTAGTATTGATGTTAATTTGCGCATCAACCTTTGGCCAAATGGCCAGGTAGATACCAAACGCGTTATTGATTGGATGCAAAGTGGCGATGTGGTCAAAGCGAGTTTAGAAGAGTTGGCGGTATTAGCGGCGGACCCTTTCGCGTTAATCGATGAATCGTTAGCGGCGGGTGTGACCTTGTTTGTCTTAACCGACGGCGCCAATCCCATTCGCTTTTATACCGAGGCTCATGGTGAGGGTGAAGTGATTACACCAAAAGTAGACGTGAAAGACACCACCGCGGCGGGCGACGCGTTTGTGGGCGGCTTGCTGTATAAATTGGCTGAATTAGGCGGTGATCAGGCGTCTTTAGCGGCATTGTCGTCAGATCAATTAGTCGACATTGTGCGTTTTGCGGCGGCTTGTGGCGCGGACTCGGTGACGAAATTGGGTGCTTATCCGTCTTTGCCCTCTTTGCAAGAAGCGCAGGCGCAGTTAAGCCGTTTTTAA
- a CDS encoding DUF294 nucleotidyltransferase-like domain-containing protein, giving the protein MDVELTEILEALCQHAPFNEIADDPQLNDMTKEIEIQYVRAGEWVIAPSALNNTLFFIRSGAIEVLSKENKLIRRMNEGELFGYFSLLRGGKSSQSMRTIEDSLLYRIPARWFLKLYEENDAFSDFFQLAREVRLRVAMDSQSSDVSLMTCPVVSLLRRPPISADISSDILTSAQIMAEHRVSSLLITENDELIGIVTDRDLRTRAVAKGLAYDTSVADIMTRDPIVMDSGDYASEAVLKMMERNVHHIPIVKNGRPIGVVSTGDIIQKESHGSVYLISDIYKQTSIEGLKSISRKMTHTFTHLVVADANTQMIGNAMSHIGTAFVKRLLQLAEEKFGPPPVPYCFIALGSQAREEQTIKTDQDNALILSDKYDKQLHGEYFEALTDWVCRHLDDCGYDLCSGDIMASNPRWRQPLSVWKDNFSEWIQKPKAEALLRLSIFFDLRGIYGDKTLAKQLNQHIRQEAKQHSGFLTFMARNANQRKPPLGFFRQFVLDGEGKQSRTFNLKERGIAPIIDIVRVHALACGSDKLNTLERIEDIDAAGLLPDGRAKDLALALEMIGMVRIRHQKEQIEAGEEPNNHVNPENLSSFEKRHLRDAFHIVSRQQEFIKFRYAGKRS; this is encoded by the coding sequence GGGCGATAGAGGTACTGAGCAAAGAGAACAAGTTAATTCGACGTATGAATGAAGGCGAACTCTTTGGCTATTTTTCTCTGTTGCGCGGCGGTAAGTCGTCACAATCCATGCGCACCATAGAAGACAGCTTGTTATATCGCATTCCGGCGCGCTGGTTTCTAAAGCTATACGAAGAAAACGACGCATTTTCTGACTTTTTTCAATTAGCTCGAGAAGTGCGTCTTCGGGTTGCAATGGACTCACAAAGCTCAGACGTGTCGTTAATGACCTGTCCTGTTGTTAGCTTATTGCGACGTCCTCCGATTAGCGCAGATATCAGCTCAGATATTCTGACGTCTGCGCAAATCATGGCGGAGCATCGTGTTTCAAGCTTACTGATTACTGAAAATGACGAACTTATCGGTATTGTCACCGACCGAGACCTGCGCACGCGCGCGGTTGCCAAAGGCCTTGCCTACGACACCTCTGTTGCCGACATTATGACCCGCGATCCGATCGTCATGGACAGCGGTGACTATGCCTCTGAGGCCGTGTTGAAAATGATGGAACGCAACGTCCACCATATTCCCATCGTCAAAAATGGTCGCCCGATTGGCGTGGTCAGTACTGGCGACATTATCCAAAAGGAAAGCCACGGCAGTGTCTACCTGATCAGTGATATCTATAAGCAAACCAGCATTGAAGGGTTAAAAAGCATCAGTCGTAAAATGACGCATACCTTTACCCATCTGGTGGTAGCGGATGCCAATACGCAGATGATTGGCAATGCCATGTCGCACATAGGTACCGCTTTTGTAAAACGTCTTTTGCAACTGGCGGAAGAAAAATTCGGCCCACCACCGGTGCCTTATTGTTTTATTGCTTTGGGCTCACAAGCCAGAGAAGAGCAAACCATTAAAACCGACCAAGATAATGCCCTGATACTAAGCGACAAATATGATAAACAGCTACATGGTGAGTATTTTGAGGCGCTAACCGATTGGGTCTGTCGACACCTTGACGATTGTGGTTACGATCTTTGCTCAGGCGATATCATGGCATCGAACCCGCGTTGGCGTCAGCCGCTGAGTGTTTGGAAAGACAACTTCAGCGAGTGGATCCAAAAACCCAAAGCCGAAGCCCTGTTGCGCCTCTCGATTTTCTTTGATTTACGCGGCATCTACGGCGATAAAACCCTCGCCAAGCAGCTGAATCAACACATACGCCAAGAAGCCAAACAACATTCCGGTTTTTTAACCTTTATGGCGAGAAACGCCAATCAACGCAAGCCACCATTGGGATTTTTCCGCCAATTTGTCTTGGATGGTGAAGGCAAACAATCACGCACCTTTAACTTAAAAGAAAGGGGCATCGCGCCGATCATCGACATAGTACGAGTCCATGCGCTCGCCTGCGGCAGTGACAAGCTCAATACCTTGGAGCGCATCGAAGACATAGACGCGGCTGGATTACTCCCGGATGGCCGAGCCAAAGATCTGGCGCTGGCGCTAGAAATGATTGGCATGGTGCGTATTCGCCATCAAAAAGAACAAATAGAAGCGGGGGAAGAACCCAATAATCATGTCAATCCCGAAAACTTGTCTTCCTTTGAGAAACGTCATCTACGAGACGCTTTTCACATCGTTTCACGCCAACAGGAATTTATTAAATTTCGCTATGCAGGGAAACGCAGCTAG
- a CDS encoding alpha-glucosidase: MTTNLNWWKGGIIYQIYPRSFMDANGDGIGDLAGITSKLDYVASLGVDGIWLSPIFTSPMKDFGYDVSDYCDIDPMFGSLADFKALVDRSHELGLKVMIDQVLSHSADVHPWFEESRQDKTNPKADWYVWADPKPDGSPPNNWLSIFGGSAWKWDSRRLQYYLHNFLESQPDFNFHHPDVRQAHLDNMRFWLELGVDGFRLDTVNFYFHSEGLEDNPPVPAGEPKTMGAPHDNPYTYQRHVYDLSRPENLDFLKDMRTMMDAFPGTTAVGEIGDDFPLKRMAEYTSGGDKLHMAYTFDFLNKPHSPEYIRNVLKNMQEIVGDGWPCWALSNHDVVRSRTRWGAEEDPEAYPLIALALILSLRGSVCLYQGEELGLPEAEVPFERIQDPYGIPLWPVFKGRDGCRTPMVWDDSTLGGFSTVEPWLPVDAAHLPLSVAQQEANPDALLHKVRQLIHWRQQQPALVNGELSQLDVGNAQLVALVREYQGTRLLVVLNMTGATQQATLSDALVEIEGHGFTSNLEGQALTLPAYQAFFARLS, encoded by the coding sequence ATGACAACCAATTTGAACTGGTGGAAAGGTGGGATTATTTATCAAATTTACCCACGTAGTTTTATGGATGCGAATGGTGATGGCATTGGCGATTTGGCGGGGATTACCAGTAAGCTTGATTATGTTGCTTCGCTAGGGGTAGATGGTATTTGGCTGTCGCCTATCTTTACCTCACCCATGAAAGACTTTGGTTACGATGTATCGGATTATTGTGATATCGACCCTATGTTTGGTTCGTTAGCGGACTTTAAGGCCTTGGTTGACCGATCTCATGAGCTGGGTTTGAAAGTCATGATTGATCAGGTACTCAGTCATTCGGCCGATGTGCACCCTTGGTTTGAAGAGAGCCGCCAAGATAAAACCAATCCGAAAGCCGATTGGTATGTATGGGCCGATCCAAAACCAGATGGTTCGCCACCGAATAACTGGTTATCTATTTTTGGTGGCAGCGCGTGGAAATGGGACAGCCGCCGTTTGCAGTATTATTTGCACAACTTTTTAGAGTCTCAGCCAGATTTTAACTTTCATCACCCAGACGTTCGTCAGGCGCATTTGGATAACATGCGTTTTTGGTTGGAACTGGGCGTAGATGGTTTCCGTTTGGACACGGTGAACTTCTATTTCCACAGTGAAGGTTTGGAAGACAATCCTCCTGTGCCAGCGGGTGAACCCAAAACCATGGGGGCGCCACACGATAACCCTTATACCTATCAGCGCCACGTATATGATTTGAGTCGCCCCGAAAACTTAGACTTTTTGAAAGACATGCGCACCATGATGGATGCCTTCCCTGGCACCACGGCGGTGGGTGAAATCGGTGATGACTTCCCGCTTAAACGCATGGCAGAGTATACGTCGGGCGGTGACAAGCTGCATATGGCCTATACTTTTGACTTTTTGAACAAGCCTCATTCGCCAGAATATATCCGTAATGTGTTGAAAAACATGCAGGAAATTGTCGGTGATGGTTGGCCGTGTTGGGCCTTATCGAATCATGATGTGGTGCGCTCGCGCACGCGTTGGGGTGCAGAGGAAGACCCAGAAGCCTATCCGCTGATCGCTTTAGCGCTTATCTTGTCCTTGCGTGGCAGTGTGTGTTTGTATCAAGGTGAAGAGCTTGGTTTGCCGGAAGCGGAGGTACCGTTTGAACGTATTCAAGACCCTTATGGCATTCCTTTGTGGCCGGTATTTAAAGGCCGTGACGGCTGTCGTACACCCATGGTGTGGGATGACTCGACGTTAGGTGGATTCTCGACGGTGGAGCCTTGGTTACCTGTCGATGCGGCTCATTTGCCCTTGAGTGTGGCGCAACAAGAAGCCAATCCTGACGCTTTGTTACACAAGGTTCGTCAGTTGATTCATTGGCGTCAGCAGCAGCCAGCTTTGGTCAACGGTGAATTGTCTCAGCTTGATGTGGGCAATGCGCAATTAGTTGCTTTGGTGCGAGAATATCAGGGTACTCGCTTGTTGGTGGTGTTGAATATGACCGGCGCTACTCAACAGGCGACCCTGAGCGACGCTCTGGTTGAAATTGAGGGTCATGGTTTTACATCCAATCTAGAAGGACAAGCTTTGACTTTACCCGCTTATCAAGCGTTTTTTGCTCGGTTGTCTTAA
- a CDS encoding 3'-5' exonuclease — translation MSKPLKDKAKEEMQDWQVMFAEWANEAPEGPLKRFYQAGMIAPETALRDTPLLALDLETTGLDPSKDEIISLGLIPLNHQIIRCQGAQYWMAKPERSLNAESVTIHEITHSELAEAPPLHAILDDILVALTHQVVVVHCVAIERQFLLEAAMKVYGYPLYFPVIDTMDIERQVTFKPWWKRFGRQPSLRLDACRQRYKLPRYKAHHALTDALSSAELLQAQIAHHMDPNAAISRYWV, via the coding sequence ATGAGTAAACCATTGAAAGACAAAGCAAAAGAAGAAATGCAAGATTGGCAAGTGATGTTCGCAGAGTGGGCAAATGAAGCACCAGAAGGCCCGCTAAAACGCTTTTACCAAGCTGGCATGATAGCGCCCGAAACCGCCCTTCGAGACACGCCGTTACTGGCGCTAGACTTGGAAACCACGGGGCTAGATCCGAGTAAAGATGAAATCATCAGCCTTGGCCTGATTCCACTCAATCATCAAATCATTCGTTGCCAAGGCGCCCAGTATTGGATGGCAAAACCTGAACGGTCGCTCAACGCAGAATCCGTCACCATTCACGAAATCACGCACTCGGAGCTGGCTGAAGCGCCGCCTTTACATGCCATTTTGGATGACATCTTAGTCGCGCTCACTCATCAGGTGGTGGTGGTACATTGTGTTGCCATTGAGCGGCAATTTTTACTCGAGGCCGCCATGAAAGTATATGGTTATCCGCTCTATTTCCCGGTAATAGACACCATGGATATTGAGCGTCAAGTGACCTTTAAACCTTGGTGGAAACGCTTTGGCCGACAGCCTTCATTGCGCTTAGACGCCTGTCGCCAACGTTATAAACTACCGCGTTATAAAGCCCATCACGCGCTGACCGATGCGCTGTCTTCCGCCGAATTATTGCAGGCTCAAATTGCCCATCATATGGACCCAAACGCGGCTATTTCACGCTATTGGGTATAA
- a CDS encoding carbohydrate ABC transporter permease, which yields MAQLASALITMILGVLGCAVYFYGSNILLDKIFPTKSGPAQQVARNLRIANGVRPWLFLGPAVLLLTFYLFYPVIDSIRLSFFDRSGDEFVGLSNYVWLFGSDEFFESFRNNMLWLIFVPTAATFLGLVIATMTDRIWWGNIAKSLIFMPMAISFIGASVIWKFIYDFRSGGDAQIGLLNAVVVFFGGEPQNWITIPFWNNFFLMIILVWIQTGFAMVILSAALRGIPDETIEAAVLDGANGVQIFFKIMVPQIWGTIAVVWTTITILVLKVFDIVLAMTNGQWDTQVLANQMFDWMFRGGGDFGRGAVVAIVIMVLVIPIMIWNIKRANAEMEGR from the coding sequence ATGGCTCAGCTCGCTTCCGCGTTAATAACCATGATCTTGGGGGTACTGGGATGTGCTGTCTATTTTTATGGTTCCAATATTTTATTAGATAAAATTTTCCCGACGAAAAGTGGACCGGCACAACAAGTGGCTCGTAACTTACGTATTGCCAACGGCGTTCGCCCTTGGTTGTTTTTAGGCCCCGCGGTGCTGTTGCTGACGTTTTATCTATTTTATCCCGTGATTGACTCGATTCGATTGTCCTTTTTTGACCGCAGTGGTGACGAATTCGTCGGCTTGTCTAACTATGTGTGGTTGTTTGGCAGTGATGAGTTTTTTGAGTCTTTCCGCAATAACATGCTGTGGTTGATTTTTGTACCAACCGCGGCGACTTTTTTAGGCTTGGTTATCGCCACCATGACGGACCGTATTTGGTGGGGCAACATTGCGAAAAGCCTGATCTTTATGCCGATGGCGATTTCCTTTATCGGTGCGTCGGTCATTTGGAAATTTATCTATGACTTCCGCAGTGGCGGGGATGCACAAATTGGTTTGTTGAATGCGGTCGTGGTGTTTTTTGGTGGTGAGCCGCAAAACTGGATCACCATTCCTTTCTGGAACAACTTCTTTTTGATGATCATTTTGGTGTGGATTCAAACCGGCTTTGCCATGGTGATTTTGTCGGCGGCCCTGCGTGGTATTCCGGATGAAACCATTGAAGCGGCGGTCTTGGATGGCGCGAATGGGGTGCAGATTTTCTTTAAAATTATGGTGCCGCAAATATGGGGAACCATTGCGGTGGTGTGGACGACGATTACCATTCTTGTATTAAAGGTGTTCGATATTGTCTTGGCGATGACCAATGGTCAGTGGGACACACAAGTGTTGGCGAATCAGATGTTTGACTGGATGTTCCGTGGTGGTGGCGATTTCGGTCGTGGCGCCGTGGTGGCGATTGTTATTATGGTGTTGGTAATCCCGATTATGATTTGGAATATTAAGCGTGCAAACGCAGAAATGGAGGGCCGTTAA
- a CDS encoding ABC transporter substrate-binding protein, producing the protein MKKSFLSAAIALTLSANAVHAADLLFTPGEDSRFNWESYEALKSVKLSGETVSVFGPWMGDEKTNFERVVAYFEQATGAKVNYAGSDSFEQQIVIDAQAGSAPNVSVFPQPGLAADLAAKGFITPLNDTVKDAVVKDYAAGQSWVDLATFKNQKGQDDFYGVFYRADLKSLVWYSPDNFMDAGYDVPETMEDLKALTEQIVADGGTPWCIGLGSGAATGWPATDWVEDLLLRTQPASVYDGWVTNDIKFDDPRIVGAIEEFGWFARNDAFVDGGAGAVSSTDFRDSPKGMFQSPPKCYLHRQASFIPAFFPAGTQLGLDADFFYLPSYASKDLGNPVLGAGTLMSITNDSKGARAFIDFIRSPIAHEVWMAQTGFLSAHLGANPELYSSEAAKKQGEILRYATTFRFDGSDLMPGKIGAGSFWTGMVDYTGGKAAKEVATDIQKTWDALK; encoded by the coding sequence ATGAAAAAATCTTTTTTGTCGGCGGCAATCGCCCTGACTCTTTCTGCAAATGCTGTGCACGCAGCAGACCTCTTGTTTACACCTGGTGAAGATTCTCGATTTAATTGGGAAAGCTACGAAGCGTTAAAATCGGTTAAATTATCCGGTGAAACGGTTTCCGTTTTTGGCCCTTGGATGGGCGATGAAAAAACCAACTTCGAGCGAGTCGTTGCTTATTTTGAGCAGGCGACAGGCGCTAAAGTGAACTACGCGGGCTCAGATTCTTTTGAACAGCAAATCGTAATCGATGCTCAAGCCGGCAGTGCCCCGAACGTGTCGGTTTTTCCGCAGCCGGGTTTGGCCGCGGATTTGGCCGCTAAAGGTTTTATTACACCGTTAAATGACACAGTGAAAGACGCTGTGGTAAAAGATTACGCCGCTGGCCAATCTTGGGTTGACCTTGCTACCTTTAAAAACCAGAAAGGGCAGGACGATTTCTACGGTGTTTTTTATCGTGCAGATTTGAAATCCTTGGTTTGGTACTCTCCAGATAACTTTATGGATGCGGGTTACGATGTGCCTGAAACCATGGAAGACTTAAAAGCCTTAACGGAACAGATTGTCGCTGATGGCGGTACGCCTTGGTGTATCGGTTTGGGCTCCGGCGCGGCAACGGGTTGGCCTGCCACGGATTGGGTAGAAGACTTATTGCTTCGCACTCAGCCCGCGTCTGTCTATGACGGCTGGGTCACCAATGACATTAAGTTCGATGATCCTCGCATTGTTGGTGCGATTGAAGAGTTTGGTTGGTTTGCTCGTAACGATGCGTTCGTTGATGGCGGCGCTGGCGCGGTCTCTTCTACGGACTTCCGTGACAGCCCTAAAGGCATGTTCCAGTCGCCACCTAAGTGTTATTTGCATCGTCAGGCGTCGTTTATTCCGGCTTTCTTCCCAGCAGGTACTCAGCTTGGCCTAGATGCCGATTTCTTCTACCTTCCATCTTATGCGTCCAAAGATTTGGGTAACCCTGTCTTGGGTGCCGGCACCTTGATGAGCATTACCAATGATTCAAAAGGGGCGCGTGCCTTTATTGACTTCATTCGCTCTCCTATCGCCCATGAAGTATGGATGGCGCAAACTGGTTTCTTGTCTGCGCATTTAGGCGCCAACCCTGAACTGTATTCCAGTGAGGCGGCGAAGAAACAAGGTGAGATTTTGCGCTACGCGACCACTTTCCGTTTTGATGGCTCTGACTTGATGCCGGGTAAAATCGGTGCCGGTTCTTTCTGGACGGGTATGGTGGATTACACGGGCGGTAAAGCCGCAAAAGAAGTGGCCACTGACATTCAGAAAACGTGGGATGCCTTAAAATAA
- a CDS encoding LacI family DNA-binding transcriptional regulator translates to MTKNIKKLTLKDVAERLEVSTATISNAFNRPDQLSASLRENILSECERMGYFGPNAAARSLRTGRTGIVGIVLSDDLSYSLTDPVANQFLKGMAEVFEANEYNMLLLSSDQVEQDAQSRMQSSMVDGFIVYGHKPQQCINAPWLMPNKNIITVDSFIPGTTSVNIENHSGAYRIACHALKHKPEAVAILGLSLLATDRVCRIREDELFDRAASISIQRLYGYFQALEEHQLSVASEHIWNIPENNHKLAYQAAREALTMAKRPQLLLCMSDCIAIAAVQAALHMGLRVPEDLQVVGFDGIAESANIHPSITTIHQHTVEKGRVAAEVFLGLREAKDVVLETELVIRESCPLLMESAVA, encoded by the coding sequence ATGACAAAAAATATAAAAAAACTGACTTTAAAAGATGTCGCTGAGCGCTTAGAAGTGTCCACGGCGACGATTTCAAATGCGTTTAATCGCCCCGATCAATTGTCGGCGAGTTTGCGTGAGAATATTCTGAGCGAATGCGAGCGGATGGGCTATTTTGGGCCTAATGCGGCGGCGCGTAGTTTGCGTACTGGGCGGACGGGAATTGTTGGCATTGTGCTATCTGATGACCTGAGTTATAGCTTAACCGACCCTGTGGCAAACCAGTTTCTGAAAGGCATGGCGGAGGTGTTTGAAGCCAACGAATATAACATGCTGTTGCTGTCTTCTGATCAGGTGGAGCAAGACGCGCAAAGTCGTATGCAATCGTCCATGGTGGATGGTTTTATTGTCTATGGTCATAAACCACAGCAATGCATTAACGCGCCTTGGTTGATGCCGAATAAGAATATCATCACGGTGGACAGTTTCATTCCGGGGACGACGTCGGTCAACATAGAAAACCACAGTGGCGCCTATCGAATTGCCTGCCATGCCTTAAAGCACAAGCCTGAAGCCGTGGCGATTTTAGGCTTGAGTCTGTTGGCGACAGATCGGGTGTGTCGTATACGCGAAGACGAGCTGTTTGATCGTGCTGCGTCTATTTCTATTCAGCGTTTATATGGCTACTTTCAAGCCTTGGAAGAGCATCAATTGTCGGTTGCGTCCGAACATATCTGGAACATTCCTGAAAACAATCACAAGCTGGCGTATCAGGCTGCCCGTGAAGCCTTAACCATGGCTAAGCGCCCGCAACTGCTGTTGTGTATGAGTGATTGTATTGCCATTGCGGCGGTTCAAGCGGCCTTGCATATGGGGTTACGTGTGCCAGAAGACCTGCAAGTGGTGGGCTTTGATGGCATTGCTGAAAGCGCTAATATTCACCCATCTATCACCACCATCCATCAACATACGGTGGAAAAAGGCCGTGTTGCGGCGGAAGTGTTTTTAGGCCTACGAGAGGCCAAAGATGTGGTGCTGGAAACCGAATTGGTGATTCGAGAAAGCTGTCCTTTGCTCATGGAATCTGCAGTCGCTTAA
- a CDS encoding ABC transporter ATP-binding protein — MADVKLTHVKKIYSNKVEVLKDINLDIKQGEFIVFVGPSGCGKSTLLRMISGLEEISAGTLEIDGTVVNDVPPALRGIAMVFQSYALYPHMSVYDNMAFSLQIAKIGKADIDQQVRKAADMLQLTPYLDRLPKALSGGQRQRVAIGRAIVRRPKVFLFDEPLSNLDAALRVATRMEIANLKDSMPDSTMIYVTHDQVEAMTLADRIVLLSAGNIEQVGSPLELYEHPANVFVAKFIGSPAMNIVPCRIEQAGEQTRVALSSSVMVDTPITTDAGEQSKAAFFGIRPEDMLVVATQEQAFLSGEVSFVESLGEATLLYVQVPGCDDMIIAKQAGTLPTKRGDTVHLSAALEKMHLFDENEQSYTR, encoded by the coding sequence ATGGCAGATGTAAAGTTAACCCATGTTAAAAAAATCTACTCAAATAAAGTAGAAGTACTAAAAGATATTAATTTGGACATTAAGCAAGGCGAGTTTATTGTCTTTGTGGGTCCATCTGGTTGTGGCAAGTCTACCTTGTTGCGGATGATTTCTGGGCTGGAAGAAATTTCAGCCGGTACGTTAGAAATTGATGGTACTGTGGTCAATGATGTTCCGCCGGCATTGCGCGGCATTGCCATGGTGTTTCAAAGTTACGCCTTGTATCCCCATATGTCGGTGTACGACAACATGGCGTTTAGTTTGCAAATCGCCAAGATAGGCAAAGCAGATATTGATCAACAAGTGCGTAAAGCGGCGGATATGTTGCAGCTCACGCCGTATTTGGACCGTTTGCCGAAGGCGCTTTCCGGTGGTCAGCGCCAGCGTGTGGCGATAGGCCGTGCGATTGTGCGCCGCCCTAAAGTGTTTTTGTTTGATGAGCCTTTGTCTAACTTGGATGCGGCATTGCGCGTCGCAACGCGGATGGAAATCGCCAATCTGAAAGACAGCATGCCAGATTCGACCATGATTTATGTGACCCACGATCAGGTGGAAGCGATGACGTTGGCGGATCGCATTGTTTTATTGTCTGCGGGCAATATTGAGCAGGTCGGCTCGCCGTTGGAACTGTATGAGCATCCAGCGAATGTGTTTGTGGCGAAGTTTATTGGTTCGCCTGCGATGAATATCGTGCCTTGTCGAATTGAACAAGCCGGTGAGCAAACGCGTGTTGCTTTGTCTTCTTCGGTAATGGTGGATACCCCCATTACGACCGACGCTGGCGAGCAATCTAAGGCGGCTTTCTTTGGGATTCGTCCAGAAGATATGTTGGTGGTGGCGACGCAAGAACAGGCTTTCTTGTCTGGGGAAGTGTCTTTTGTTGAATCATTGGGCGAGGCGACTTTGCTGTATGTGCAAGTGCCTGGTTGTGATGACATGATTATTGCTAAGCAAGCGGGTACGTTACCGACTAAGCGTGGCGATACTGTGCATTTGTCAGCGGCGCTGGAAAAAATGCATTTGTTTGATGAAAACGAGCAGTCTTATACTCGTTAA